One genomic segment of Catalinimonas alkaloidigena includes these proteins:
- the metK gene encoding methionine adenosyltransferase, translating to MSYLFTSESVSEGHPDKVADQISDAILDAMLSQDPNSRVACETFVTTGLVVVGGEVTTNAYVEIPDVVRETIRKIGYNKDNYMFESNSCGVMVTLHSQSPDIAQGVDEGDDKEQGAGDQGMMFGYASRETPEYMPMALAYSHRLVHELARIRKEEPELIPYLRPDAKAQVTIEYSDEKTPIRVHTVVVSTQHDEFVLPENDSKQAKAAAQDKMLARIREDVIKHVVKKVIPAEMLQDTIFHINPTGNFVIGGPHGDAGLTGRKIIVDTYGGRGAHGGGAFSGKDSSKVDRSAAYAARHIAKNLVAAGVAEEVLVQVAYAIGVAEPVSLTVDTYGKAKVNMSDAEIAKITRTLFDMRPKAIVERLGLKNPIFSSTAAYGHMGRESFKDFVDVEYMEVKEDGDVKETYIKKEKKEVDFFGWEKLDYVDKVKSAFGLA from the coding sequence ATGTCTTATCTATTTACTTCAGAATCAGTTTCTGAAGGTCACCCGGATAAAGTTGCGGACCAAATATCAGATGCTATTCTAGATGCTATGTTATCCCAGGATCCTAACTCCCGGGTAGCTTGTGAAACTTTCGTAACTACAGGTTTGGTAGTAGTAGGGGGAGAAGTCACTACAAACGCATATGTAGAGATTCCCGATGTGGTAAGGGAGACTATTCGTAAGATTGGTTACAACAAAGATAATTATATGTTTGAGTCAAACTCCTGTGGTGTGATGGTGACTTTACACAGTCAGTCGCCTGACATCGCGCAGGGTGTTGACGAAGGAGACGATAAAGAACAAGGTGCAGGTGATCAGGGAATGATGTTTGGCTATGCTTCTAGAGAAACTCCCGAATATATGCCAATGGCTTTGGCATATTCTCACCGTCTAGTGCATGAACTGGCACGTATCAGAAAGGAAGAGCCTGAACTCATCCCTTACCTCAGGCCAGATGCTAAAGCACAGGTGACCATTGAATATTCAGATGAAAAAACGCCTATCAGAGTACATACTGTAGTAGTCTCTACCCAACATGATGAGTTTGTCCTCCCTGAAAATGACAGTAAGCAGGCCAAGGCAGCCGCTCAGGATAAAATGCTCGCTCGCATCCGCGAAGATGTTATCAAGCATGTTGTAAAGAAAGTGATCCCTGCTGAAATGCTACAGGACACTATTTTCCATATCAACCCTACTGGTAATTTCGTGATTGGCGGTCCACATGGTGATGCAGGCCTTACCGGAAGAAAAATTATTGTAGATACTTATGGCGGCAGAGGTGCACACGGTGGAGGCGCTTTCTCAGGAAAGGACTCCAGTAAAGTAGACCGCAGTGCAGCTTATGCGGCCCGTCACATAGCCAAGAACCTGGTAGCTGCGGGTGTAGCTGAAGAAGTCTTGGTACAGGTAGCCTACGCTATAGGGGTAGCAGAGCCCGTATCGCTTACTGTAGATACCTATGGAAAAGCTAAGGTAAATATGAGCGACGCGGAGATTGCTAAGATTACCCGAACTTTATTTGATATGCGCCCCAAAGCTATAGTAGAACGCCTGGGACTTAAGAACCCTATCTTTTCAAGTACCGCAGCCTACGGACATATGGGAAGAGAGTCATTCAAGGACTTTGTAGATGTAGAGTACATGGAGGTTAAAGAAGATGGAGATGTAAAAGAAACCTACATCAAAAAAGAGAAGAAAGAGGTAGATTTCTTTGGATGGGAAAAGCTTGATTATGTAGATAAAGTTAAGAGCGCGTTTGGCCTAGCTTAG
- the hpf gene encoding ribosome hibernation-promoting factor, HPF/YfiA family — protein MKLQTHSVHFDADQKLIDFIQKKANKLETFYDRIIDGEVFLKLENGEATDNKIVEIKLNIPGNQLFVKEQESSFEAATDKAVGALKKQLLKHKDKLSSH, from the coding sequence ATGAAATTACAAACGCATTCCGTCCACTTCGACGCAGACCAGAAACTCATTGATTTCATCCAGAAAAAAGCCAATAAGCTGGAGACTTTTTATGACAGGATCATTGATGGAGAAGTCTTTCTTAAGTTAGAGAATGGAGAAGCGACTGATAATAAAATCGTGGAAATAAAGTTGAATATTCCTGGAAATCAACTTTTTGTTAAAGAGCAGGAAAGTTCCTTTGAAGCTGCTACTGATAAAGCAGTGGGAGCACTAAAAAAGCAGCTGCTAAAGCATAAAGACAAGCTTTCTTCTCATTAA